From Topomyia yanbarensis strain Yona2022 chromosome 1, ASM3024719v1, whole genome shotgun sequence, one genomic window encodes:
- the LOC131693839 gene encoding uncharacterized protein LOC131693839 has protein sequence MKSNWSTLGGFHLRNWLSNSTEVLARVGERDPVTEKLDKNSSTEHVLGMYWKPVDDVFTFTTTLAVGAEHPTKRQALRVVISPFDPAGLLCFFLIHGKVLIQELWRAKTTWDQLIPEELLGKWMRWTSLFKHLDQISIPRCYFPQRSVKDILSLQLHIYVDASEEAYACVAYFRAVFPDGISGALVGGKSKVAPLKAHSIPRLELMAAVIGVRLMKTILTGHSLVVEKALLWCNSKTVLAWINSDHRRYRQFVACRVGEILSKSEAKQWRWISSRKNVADDATKWGKGPCLSSGGRWFRGDNDLYLPEDQWTIDADSVGATTDEELRSCLVHKEVIVPPQLVRWERFSKLTHLYRSVAHVHRYVQNLRRTVKRETRLDGPLTQEELATAETTIFRWVQCEQYPDEVATLSVMRDKQPRQQARLEKTSKIYKLSPYLDEAGVIRSDGRISAATVAAFDTKFPVILPKAHPVTRLLVEWYHQRFLHANGETVVNEVRQRFHISQLRPFVRKVANECALCKVKKPSLATPRMAPLPAARLQAYVRPFSYVGVDYFGPIGMRVNRSIAKRWVALFTCMTTRAIHLEVAHTLSTESCKMAIRRFIGRRGAPVEIRSDRGTNFVGSSNELKQEMGKIERQLAETFTNANTKWVFNPPGSPHMGGAWERLVRSVKTALAAMESSRTPNEETLATFLVEAESVVNSRPLTYIPLETAQQEALTPSHFLLMSSSGVTQTPKTLTDPRQACRNDWNLCRTMVDQFWRRWVREYLPTIARRTKWFEETKQIDVGDSVIIVEEKIRNGWIRGCVAKVVVGRDGRVRDAVVQTPDGMVHRPVAKLARIDIEKVGLQPATAEGKAEPEIANQPYGSGSVTVCPADPFQLHGRPPVGGQF, from the coding sequence ATGAAGTCAAACTGGTCCACTCTCGGTGGATTCCATCTGCGGAACTGGCTTTCAAATTCCACCGAGGTTCTCGCACGGGTCGGGGAGAGAGACCCAGTCACAGAAAAGCTGGACAAGAACAGTTCAACCGAACACGTGCTCGGGATGTACTGGAAGCCGGTCGACGATGTCTTCACGTTTACAACGACGCTAGCGGTGGGTGCGGAGCATCCAACTAAGCGCCAGGCACTGCGAGTAGTGATTAGCCCATTCGATCCGGCAGGATTGTTGTGTTTTTTCCTCATACACGGCAAGGTACTAATCCAGGAGCTGTGGAGGGCGAAGACGACATGGGATCAACTAATTCCGGAGGAGTTACTTGGGAAGTGGATGCGGTGGACGAGTTTGTTCAAACATCTGGACCAGATTAGCATTCCGCGTTGCTACTTTCCGCAACGTTCGGTGAAAGATATCTTGTCGCTGCAACTGCATATCTACGTGGATGCTAGCGAAGAAGCTTATGCGTGTGTCGCTTACTTTCGGGCGGTATTTCCGGATGGGATTTCTGGTGCGTTAGTCGGTGGGAAATCCAAGGTGGCTCCACTGAAGGCACACTCCATCCCACGGTTGGAGTTGATGGCAGCGGTAATCGGAGTACGCTTGATGAAGACCATCCTCACTGGGCACTCGCTCGTAGTCGAGAAGGCATTGTTATGGTGTAACTCTAAGACGGTGCTGGCTTGGATAAATTCAGATCATCGAAGATATCGCCAGTTCGTAGCTTGCCGAGTAGGTGAGATTTTGTCCAAGTCGGAGGCGAAGCAATGGCGTTGGATATCATCGAGAAAGAACGTCGCCGACGATGCGACAAAGTGGGGAAAAGGGCCGTGTTTGTCCTCAGGCGGCCGTTGGTTCCGTGGTGACAACGATTTATATTTGCCAGAAGATCAATGGACCATAGATGCAGATTCAGTCGGCGCGACGACCGATGAAGAGCTGAGGTCGTGTTTGGTGCACAAGGAGGTTATCGTACCGCCACAACTTGTGAGGTGGGAGCGATTCTCGAAACTGACGCATTTGTATCGATCGGTAGCACATGTTCATCGCTACGTACAAAATCTACGGCGAACGGTAAAACGAGAGACTCGACTGGACGGACCACTCACTCAAGAGGAATTAGCAACAGCCGAAACCACAATCTTTCGTTGGGTGCAGTGTGAGCAGTATCCGGACGAGGTGGCGACTTTGTCAGTAATGCGGGACAAGCAGCCAAGACAACAGGCGCGGCTGGAGAAAACCAGCAAAATATACAAACTGTCTCCGTACTTGGACGAAGCAGGTGTTATTCGTTCTGATGGAAGGATATCTGCTGCGACCGTCGCCGCGTTTGACACTAAGTTTCCAGTAATATTGCCGAAAGCCCATCCAGTGACTAGACTGCTGGTTGAATGGTACCACCAACGATTTCTTCACGCCAATGGCGAGACTGTCGTGAACGAAGTGAGACAGCGTTTCCACATATCGCAGCTGCGCCCGTTCGTGCGTAAGGTGGCTAATGAGTGCGCCTTGTGTAAAGTCAAGAAGCCAAGTCTGGCGACACCCCGAATGGCTCCACTCCCGGCGGCCAGGTTGCAGGCGTACGTACGTCCATTTTCCTACGTAGGCGTCGACTATTTCGGGCCGATCGGCATGCGGGTGAACCGAAGTATTGCAAAACGATGGGTAGCTCTGTTCACGTGTATGACCACACGAGCAATCCATCTCGAAGTCGCTCACACACTTTCAACGGAATCTTGCAAGATGGCGATCAGGCGTTTCATCGGACGCAGAGGAGCACCTGTGGAGATCCGCAGCGACAGGGGCACAAATTTCGTGGGATCGAGCAACGAACTTAAGCAGGAGATGGGCAAAATCGAGCGCCAGCTTGCCGAAACGTTCACCAACGCGAACACGAAATGGGTGTTTAACCcacctggatcacctcacatggGTGGCGCCTGGGAGCGTCTAGTGCGGTCGGTGAAAACCGCTCTTGCTGCAATGGAGTCTTCTCGAACGCCGAACGAAGAAACGCTGGCAACGTTTCTAGTGGAAGCTGAGAGTGTGGTCAATTCGAGACCGCTAACATATATTCCTCTGGAGACGGCGCAACAGGAGGCTCTAACACCGAGCCACTTTCTTCTAATGAGCTCGAGCGGCGTAACGCAGACTCCGAAGACGCTTACGGATCCAAGACAAGCCTGTAGGAACGACTGGAATCTATGCCGTACAATGGTAGATCAGTTTTGGCGCCGGTGGGTGCGGGAATATCTTCCTACCATCGCACGTCGTACCAAGTGGTTTGAGGAGACGAAACAGATCGATGTAGGAGATTCGGTGATCATCGTGGAGGAGAAGATACGCAATGGATGGATTCGAGGATGTGTAGCCAAGGTCGTGGTGGGCCGAGATGGGCGAGTTCGCGATGCCGTGGTGCAGACTCCCGACGGAATGGTGCATCGACCTGTAGCAAAGCTGGCGCGGATCGACATAGAAAAGGTGGGGCTTCAGCCGGCAACAGCAGAAGGTAAAGCTGAACCGGAGATAGCTAACCAGCCTTACGGGTCGGGGAGTGTTACGGTATGTCCCGCTGACCCCTTCCAACTCCACGGTCGACCACCTGTCGGTGGACAATTTTGA
- the LOC131693832 gene encoding uncharacterized protein LOC131693832: MTDVEMKPAEKVTGETEAEAPKTDNEHQRKVNVGNLPSDVTEQQLREYFSGHEIEKVEIFHYRKYTLAMLLFKDKEAATKAITEKEGSIFRERRLRMHLEYITIRHIRRDVIVVVVDDENTTEEQLWDKLKVAGVEPTSVLLFHPLGYVSLPKDSDKSAILEKLNGAGFSAHDVNQRDQNQHLDIWRAAKLFFRNRNRVQLLNIPNKWIEDKEEMMKQCAEGGSILEAVSNNVSQNASNYARIFYETEEQAAKAATVLNGRVFEDKRIHALHLGSALVPNYKTSVYVTALEKQTTEEQVYDHFKQFGDIDFVNRRNCNDAAIICFKTADSVDKALACTTFPVPTEENKDATKEVTVKKYDGPLVLRPQAIKRKIKTTEDGKPIDTEERTKEQQDVLKKLQAYFPVFVANVPLNCPPLELKRYFTQHGPIKFMFSPQIVPYRTSAPHPVKTFIIYYNFKPSAQNACKFLDHKFFGGHRLHVLPLRGEQSFDTTKTLKLTKIPYLSEDALFKKIKPYVGKINRIVKKSRLAAYIELNDPADVEKMLKTDAADHPFPKGRIEAIKTAVNVRLYNENDSRVLAGIAKIISQNPDMLKKTPISQGGPMNKRPRLNGPGFNQGPGGFNPNSNLNNPQAIQDLLRLAFMSGKNVGESLASSQNSFDGPDPPIASSNNFGDGGFGNRNSNRNNQGGQGNFRGQGRNMNQNNRGNANNSFGGNNAGGNNFQNAPGINQNRGGQNVTNRGGNQPNNQNRNAANNEIANVVAQNRNNLNQGNRVQPNKPGLGGNNLNQNRNQGGGNLNRNQNQNRNQNNRNNNFDIDSSFGGGNTFGNNRNNFANDNFNNDSFGNNRNDNFSSDNFSGNNRNNFGGNNRNQNDNFSSFGGGGSNSSGTGNNRFNTDNNQFGGNFNRNQNNRFDDDNNFGGNNQNQKGNNFNPNRQNKQFNSGNQGGGMSFGEFNSNTNRNFGGGNSNSNFNPGNVGGGNKWNNNSQQSNTGSRLAGSIFSRRF, from the exons agcACCAGCGCAAAGTAAACGTTGGCAACTTGCCATCAGATGTGACGGAACAACAGCTGCGCGAGTATTTTAGCGGACATGAGATCGAAAAGGTGGAGATTTTCCATTATCGCAAGTACACATTGGCTATGCTCTTGTTTAAAGATAAAGAGGCGGCCACAAAGGCTATTACCGAGAAGGAAGGATCCATATTCCGTGAACGTCGCCTTCGCATGCATCTGGAATACATCACGATCCGGCACATTAGGCGCGATGTCATCGTTGTCGTTGTTGACGATGAAAACACGACCGAGGAGCAATTGTGGGACAAATTGAAGGTTGCAGGCGTTGAGCCAACTTCGGTACTGCTTTTCCATCCCTTGGGCTATGTATCTTTGCCAAAGGATTCGGATAAATCTGCCATTTTGGAAAAGTTGAATGGAGCTGGTTTCAGTGCGCATGACGTCAACCAGCGCGATCAAAACCAACATCTTGATATTTGGCGGGCTGCTAAGTTATTTTTCCGCAATCGGAACCGTGTCCAATTGCTAAACATCCCAAACAAGTGGATCGAGGATAAGGAGGAGATGATGAAGCAATGTGCCGAAGGTGGTTCAATTTTAGAAGCAGTTTCAAATAATGTGAGCCAAAATGCTTCTAATTACGCTCGTATTTTTTACGAGACCGAAGAGCAAGCCGCCAAGGCAGCTACTGTTTTGAATGGTCGTGTGTTTGAGGATAAACGTATTCATGCTTTGCATCTAGGATCAGCTTTGGTTCCAAATTACAAAACATCGGTGTATGTTACTGctttggaaaagcaaactactgAAGAGCAGGTGTATGATCATTTTAAGCAATTTGGTGACATTGACTTTGTAAATCGTCGTAACTGCAACGATGCAGCTATCATTTGCTTTAAAACTGCAGATTCGGTAGATAAAGCTTTAGCCTGTACTACTTTTCCGGTCCCAACTGAGGAGAACAAGGATGCAACAAAGGAGGTGACGGTGAAGAAATACGATGGCCCATTGGTGCTTCGACCACAAGCTATCAAACGAAAAATTAAGACCACCGAAGATGGCAAGCCGATTGACACGGAGGAAAGAACTAAGGAACAACAAGATGTTTTGAAAAAACTACAAGCATACTTTCCCGTATTTGTCGCTAATGTTCCGTTGAACTGTCCTCCATTGGAATTAAAGCGTTACTTCACCCAGCATGGACCAATCAAGTTTATGTTCTCGCCACAGATTGTGCCATATCGCACAAGCGCTCCGCATCCGGTGAAGACATTTATCATCTACTACAACTTCAAGCCAAGTGCGCAAAATGCTTGCAAATTTCTCGATCACAAGTTTTTCGGTGGACACCGTTTGCATGTGCTTCCGTTGCGCGGCGAGCAATCTTTCGACACAACAAAGACACTAAAATTGACAAAGATTCCCTACT TATCCGAGGATGCATTGTTCAAGAAGATTAAGCCATATGTTGGTAAGATCAATCGCATTGTGAAGAAATCGAGATTGGCTGCGTACATtgagctcaatgatcctgctgaTGTTGAGAAGATGTTAAAAACTGATGCAGCGGATCACCCGTTCCCAAAGGGCCGGATTGAAGCTATCAAAACAGCGGTGAATGTACGACTCTACAATGAGAACGATTCGCGTGTGTTGGCCGGCATCGCTAAGATTATCTCGCAAAATCCGGACATGCTCAAAAAAACCCCAATATCTCAGGGTGGACCGATGAACAAGCGCCCACGTCTTAATGGTCCCG GTTTTAATCAAGGCCCTGGTGGCTTTAATCCCAATAGCAATCTGAACAATCCCCAAGCTATACAAGACTTGTTGCGTCTTGCGTTCATGTCTGGTAAGAACGTTGGCGAGAGTCTGGCTTCTAGCCAGAACTCGTTTGATGGTCCCGATCCACCAATTGCCAGTTCAAACAACTTTGGCGACGGTGGTTTCGGAAATCGTAATAGCAATCGCAATAACCAAGGCGGTCAAGGCAACTTCCGTGGTCAAGGAAGAAACATGAACCAGAACAACCGTGGCAATGCCAACAATAGTTTTGGCGGCAATAATGCTGGTGGTAATAACTTCCAAAATGCCCCCGGAATCAATCAGAACCGTGGTGGCCAGAACGTAACAAACCGTGGTGGTAATCAACCGAACAACCAAAACCGTAATGCTGCTAATAATGAAATTGCTAACGTTGTTGCCCAGAATCGTAATAACCTGAATCAAGGTAACCGTGTGCAGCCAAATAAACCAGGTCTTGGTGGCAACAACCTGAATCAGAATAGGAACCAAGGTGGCGGCAATCTAAACCGCAACCAGAACCAAAATCGTAACCAAAATAATCGCAACAATAACTTCGACATTGACTCCTCCTTTGGAGGAGGTAACACCTTTGGCAATAATCGTAACAATTTTGCTAATGATAATTTTAACAACGACAGCTTTGGCAACAATCGTAATGATAATTTCTCAAGCGACAACTTTAGCGGCAACAACCGTAATAACTtcggcggtaataaccgcaaCCAGAACGACAATTTTAGCTCGTTCGGTGGTGGTGGAAGCAATAGCAGCGGCACTGGCAATAATCGATTCAATACCGATAATAACCAATTCGGTGGTAATTTTAACCGCAACCAAAACAATCGTTTCGATGACGATAACAACTTCGGTGGTAATAATCAGAACCAGAAGGGTAACAACTTTAACCCGAACCGTCAAAACAAACAATTTAATAGTGGCAACCAGGGAGGTGGTATGTCCTTTGGCGAATTTAACTCGAATACCAACCGTAACTTCGGCGGTGGTAATTCTAACAGTAATTTCAACCCCGGTAATGTCGGTGGTGGAAATAAGTGGAACAACAATTCCCAGCAATCGAACACGGGCAGCCGCCTCGCTGGTAGCATTTTCAGCCGCCGCTTTTAA